A region of Arabidopsis thaliana chromosome 5, partial sequence DNA encodes the following proteins:
- the CXE17 gene encoding carboxyesterase 17 (carboxyesterase 17 (CXE17); FUNCTIONS IN: hydrolase activity; INVOLVED IN: metabolic process; LOCATED IN: cellular_component unknown; EXPRESSED IN: 11 plant structures; EXPRESSED DURING: 4 anthesis, petal differentiation and expansion stage; CONTAINS InterPro DOMAIN/s: Lipase, GDXG, active site (InterPro:IPR002168), Alpha/beta hydrolase fold-3 (InterPro:IPR013094); BEST Arabidopsis thaliana protein match is: alpha/beta-Hydrolases superfamily protein (TAIR:AT1G68620.1); Has 1807 Blast hits to 1807 proteins in 277 species: Archae - 0; Bacteria - 0; Metazoa - 736; Fungi - 347; Plants - 385; Viruses - 0; Other Eukaryotes - 339 (source: NCBI BLink).) gives MATISFSHNHQSSDNRRGGSHHHRHGPVVEEIEGLIKVFNDGCVERPPIVPIVSPTIHPSSKATAFDIKLSNDTWTRVYIPDAAAASPSVTLPLLVYFHGGGFCVGSAAWSCYHDFLTSLAVKARCVIVSVNYRLAPEHRLPAAYDDGVNVVSWLVKQQISTGGGYPSWLSKCNLSNVFLAGDSAGANIAYQVAVRIMASGKYANTLHLKGIILIHPFFGGESRTSSEKQQHHTKSSALTLSASDAYWRLALPRGASRDHPWCNPLMSSAGAKLPTTMVFMAEFDILKERNLEMCKVMRSHGKRVEGIVHGGVGHAFHILDNSSVSRDRIHDMMCRLHNFIHPS, from the coding sequence atGGCAACCATTTCCTTCTCTCACAACCACCAATCCTCCGACAACCGCCGTGGTGGATCCCATCACCACCGTCACGGCCCCGTCGTGGAAGAGATCGAAGGACTCATCAAAGTTTTCAACGACGGCTGCGTCGAAAGACCTCCCATAGTTCCCATCGTCTCACCAACCATTCACCCATCTTCTAAAGCCACAGCCTTTGACATCAAACTATCCAACGACACATGGACACGTGTCTACATCCCCGATGCCGCAGCAGCCTCGCCGTCCGTTACTCTCCCTCTCCTCGTTTACTTCCACGGCGGTGGTTTCTGCGTTGGCTCCGCCGCTTGGAGTTGCTACCATGACTTCTTGACCAGCCTTGCCGTTAAAGCCCGTTGCGTCATCGTTTCCGTAAACTACCGTTTAGCCCCTGAACACCGTCTCCCGGCGGCGTACGACGACGGCGTTAATGTCGTCTCGTGGCTAGTCAAGCAACAAATATCTACCGGTGGTGGATATCCTTCTTGGTTGAGTAAATGTAACCTCTCAAACGTTTTCTTGGCCGGAGATAGCGCCGGAGCCAACATAGCTTACCAAGTCGCCGTAAGAATCATGGCCAGTGGCAAATACGCAAACACTCTACACCTCAAGGGCATTATTCTCATCCACCCTTTCTTCGGCGGCGAATCAAGAACGTCTTCGgagaaacaacaacatcacACCAAGTCATCGGCGCTTACTCTTTCAGCTTCCGACGCATATTGGCGTCTAGCTCTGCCACGTGGAGCGAGTAGAGACCATCCATGGTGTAACCCTCTGATGAGCTCGGCGGGAGCGAAGTTACCGACGACGATGGTGTTCATGGCGGAGTTTGATATACTAAAAGAACGAAACTTGGAGATGTGTAAAGTGATGAGAAGCCATGGGAAGAGAGTTGAAGGTATAGTTCATGGAGGTGTTGGTCACGCTTTTCATATTCTCGACAACTCGTCGGTGTCACGTGATCGAATCCACGACATGATGTGTCGTCTTCACAACTTCATACATCCATCATAA